From one Shewanella sp. GD04112 genomic stretch:
- a CDS encoding rhodanese-like domain-containing protein codes for MHPSSAFSALVESIRPHVVEVSIEAYQADDAWVLIDVREDNEWLQDHLPQAKHMSRGIIERDIEQRFPDKHTPLLLYCAGGARSVLAASSLQLMGYQKVASLIGGYKGWIQRQLPVVQE; via the coding sequence ATGCATCCATCCAGTGCTTTTTCGGCTCTTGTCGAATCGATTCGTCCCCATGTTGTTGAAGTGAGTATTGAAGCCTATCAAGCCGATGACGCTTGGGTGTTGATAGATGTCCGTGAAGATAATGAATGGCTACAGGATCACCTGCCGCAGGCGAAACACATGAGCCGCGGCATTATTGAGCGCGACATTGAACAGCGCTTTCCCGATAAACATACACCCCTGTTGCTCTATTGCGCGGGCGGCGCTCGCTCAGTGTTGGCGGCCAGCAGTTTACAGCTAATGGGCTACCAAAAGGTCGCCTCCTTGATTGGCGGTTACAAGGGCTGGATCCAACGCCAACTACCTGTAGTGCAAGAGTAA
- the tgt gene encoding tRNA guanosine(34) transglycosylase Tgt, whose amino-acid sequence MKFELDTTDGRARRGRLIFERGTVETPAFMPVGTYGTVKGMTPEEVRATGADILLGNTFHLWLRPGEEIMRKHGDLHDFMNWQRPILTDSGGFQVFSLGDIRKITEEGVHFRSPINGEKIFLDPEKSMQIQHALGSDVVMIFDECTPYPATEDEARKSMQMSLRWAKRSRDEFDRLENPNSLFGIIQGSVYEDLRDESLKGLVEIGFDGYAVGGLAVGEPKEDMHRILEHVCPQIPADKPRYLMGVGKPEDLVEGVRRGIDMFDCVMPTRNARNGHLFTSEGVIKIRNARHRDDTSPLDPKCDCYTCKNYSRAYLYHLDRCNEILGARLNTIHNLRYYQMLMEGLRGAIETGTLDAFVKDFYTSQGREVPELVD is encoded by the coding sequence ATGAAATTTGAACTCGACACTACCGACGGCCGTGCGCGCCGTGGTCGCTTAATTTTTGAACGCGGCACGGTGGAAACCCCTGCCTTTATGCCTGTTGGTACCTACGGTACGGTAAAAGGCATGACGCCTGAAGAAGTGCGTGCTACTGGTGCGGACATTCTGCTCGGTAACACTTTCCACCTGTGGTTACGTCCAGGCGAAGAAATCATGCGTAAGCATGGTGACTTGCACGATTTTATGAACTGGCAGCGTCCTATTCTGACCGATTCGGGCGGTTTCCAAGTGTTCAGTTTGGGTGACATTCGTAAAATTACCGAAGAAGGTGTGCATTTCCGTTCGCCAATTAATGGCGAGAAAATCTTCTTAGATCCTGAAAAATCAATGCAAATTCAACATGCATTGGGCAGTGATGTGGTGATGATTTTTGACGAATGTACTCCGTATCCGGCGACAGAAGATGAAGCGCGCAAGTCAATGCAGATGTCACTGCGTTGGGCTAAGCGTTCACGCGACGAGTTCGACCGTCTGGAAAACCCCAATTCATTATTCGGGATCATCCAAGGCAGTGTTTATGAAGATTTACGCGACGAGAGCTTAAAAGGCTTAGTCGAAATTGGTTTCGACGGTTATGCCGTCGGTGGTTTGGCAGTAGGTGAGCCTAAGGAAGACATGCACCGCATTCTTGAGCATGTCTGTCCACAAATTCCTGCGGACAAACCTCGCTATCTGATGGGGGTCGGTAAGCCAGAGGATTTAGTTGAAGGTGTGCGTCGTGGTATCGACATGTTTGACTGTGTGATGCCAACCCGTAACGCCCGCAACGGTCATCTGTTTACCAGTGAAGGTGTGATTAAGATCCGCAATGCGCGTCATCGTGATGACACTTCACCGCTCGATCCTAAGTGTGATTGTTATACCTGTAAAAACTATTCACGGGCATACCTTTACCATTTAGATCGTTGTAATGAGATTCTGGGTGCGCGTTTAAACACCATTCACAACTTGAGATACTATCAAATGTTAATGGAAGGTTTGCGCGGGGCGATTGAGACGGGTACATTAGACGCCTTTGTAAAGGACTTCTATACCAGTCAAGGTCGTGAAGTACCAGAGTTAGTCGATTGA
- a CDS encoding DUF2007 domain-containing protein — protein MEERKTLVAGGNLLQAHTWKGLLEACGIHVELRGEALLGGVGELPAGLHNVELWVRESQLAKAQAQLSGLDVISPQWQCVQCHEMNEGSFELCWHCSAERSESHN, from the coding sequence ATGGAAGAACGTAAGACGTTAGTCGCTGGTGGAAACTTATTGCAGGCCCATACATGGAAGGGATTATTAGAAGCCTGTGGTATTCATGTGGAGTTGCGTGGCGAGGCCTTATTAGGCGGCGTGGGTGAATTGCCCGCCGGGCTACATAATGTTGAGCTTTGGGTACGTGAGTCGCAACTGGCGAAAGCACAGGCCCAGTTAAGTGGCTTGGATGTGATTAGTCCCCAGTGGCAATGCGTGCAATGCCATGAGATGAATGAGGGTAGTTTTGAATTATGTTGGCATTGCAGCGCCGAGCGCAGCGAAAGCCATAATTAA
- the yajC gene encoding preprotein translocase subunit YajC — protein sequence MFISNAYANAAGAPQGGGTMELIFMLVIFGLIFYFMIFRPQSKRVKEHKNLMSSLTKGDEVLTSGGILGKIAKISDENDYVLLSLNDTTQITIKKDYIAAVLPKGSIQSL from the coding sequence ATGTTCATTTCAAATGCATATGCAAATGCTGCAGGCGCTCCACAGGGTGGCGGCACCATGGAATTGATTTTCATGCTGGTGATTTTCGGTCTGATTTTCTATTTCATGATTTTCCGTCCGCAATCTAAGCGTGTTAAAGAGCACAAGAACCTGATGTCATCTTTAACCAAGGGCGACGAAGTCCTGACCAGCGGCGGTATCTTAGGTAAGATTGCAAAGATCAGCGATGAAAATGACTACGTGTTACTGAGCTTGAACGACACGACTCAAATTACAATTAAAAAAGATTACATTGCAGCTGTATTGCCTAAGGGCTCTATCCAGTCGTTGTAA
- a CDS encoding acyl carrier protein phosphodiesterase: protein MNILTHLHLAEISKTHLGANLAGNFITAPIDSAPQALRQGLWLNQEINQLCATHELTQELMALFPAQLTSIAADLMFVSFDHYLAYYWEEYHHLPLPEFSQKAYRELAEFAAQSDEYHPQSCQDIIADMRRQDWLNAYATPKGIQQALAQRAKGHPHSALFNGADKLLAKMQIETETAFRTFYPQLMAYTRIWSRKTPSDYLPSGSAD from the coding sequence ATGAACATTCTTACACACTTACATCTGGCCGAGATCAGTAAAACCCACCTAGGCGCCAATCTGGCAGGCAATTTTATCACCGCGCCAATCGATTCTGCGCCACAAGCACTTCGCCAAGGACTGTGGTTAAACCAAGAAATCAATCAGCTCTGCGCCACTCATGAACTGACCCAAGAGCTGATGGCCCTGTTCCCTGCCCAGTTAACAAGCATAGCAGCAGATTTGATGTTCGTAAGTTTCGATCATTATTTAGCTTACTACTGGGAAGAATATCATCACCTACCGCTGCCCGAGTTTAGCCAAAAAGCCTATCGCGAACTGGCAGAATTTGCCGCGCAAAGCGATGAGTATCACCCACAATCCTGTCAGGACATCATCGCCGATATGCGCCGTCAAGATTGGTTAAACGCTTACGCCACGCCTAAAGGCATTCAACAGGCATTAGCGCAACGGGCAAAAGGTCATCCGCACAGTGCCTTATTTAACGGCGCGGATAAACTGTTAGCGAAAATGCAGATTGAGACAGAAACCGCCTTTCGCACCTTCTACCCTCAGTTGATGGCCTACACCCGTATTTGGAGTCGTAAAACCCCGAGTGACTATTTACCCAGTGGCTCAGCAGACTAA
- a CDS encoding tyrosine-type recombinase/integrase, protein MDDRINFINTKNGKNRTIPITREFRAELPNGNGRLFADCYHQFLAVLKSSGIVLPKGQASHVLRHTFASHFVMNGGNILTLQKILGHGSIQMTMRYAHLSPDHLQEATRYNPLV, encoded by the coding sequence TTGGATGACCGGATTAACTTTATTAACACCAAGAACGGCAAAAACCGAACTATCCCCATCACGCGAGAGTTTCGCGCAGAACTCCCCAACGGTAATGGCCGCCTCTTTGCTGATTGTTATCACCAGTTTCTTGCAGTGCTTAAATCATCCGGTATCGTGCTTCCCAAAGGCCAAGCGAGCCACGTTCTAAGACATACGTTTGCCTCCCATTTTGTGATGAACGGCGGCAACATTCTCACTCTGCAAAAAATTCTCGGCCACGGCTCAATTCAGATGACGATGCGTTATGCGCACCTATCACCAGACCACTTACAAGAAGCCACAAGGTATAATCCACTGGTCTGA
- a CDS encoding protein disulfide oxidoreductase, giving the protein MTSANSSPKPAQPLSWRQKLQSPRFWLKQLRDLCIMALVLYGVSLYLQRDMITGQAPVLSGIAIDGSQLALNVAKSEPTLVYFWGTWCPVCRVTSPMVESISQDHKVISVAVASGSDREIQRYIDEHQYHFPVLNDDNGERSTQWGAMAFPAIYIIDTQGEIRYLTSGVTSTWGMKFRLWLAQF; this is encoded by the coding sequence GTGACGTCAGCAAACTCAAGCCCTAAGCCAGCTCAACCACTCAGTTGGCGCCAAAAACTGCAAAGCCCGCGCTTTTGGCTTAAACAGCTTAGGGATCTTTGCATCATGGCGCTGGTGCTCTACGGCGTCAGCCTCTATTTGCAACGGGATATGATCACCGGCCAAGCGCCAGTATTAAGCGGTATTGCCATTGATGGCAGCCAGCTTGCGCTTAATGTCGCGAAGAGTGAGCCAACATTGGTGTATTTCTGGGGCACTTGGTGTCCGGTGTGCCGCGTCACCTCCCCTATGGTTGAGAGTATCAGCCAAGACCATAAGGTGATTTCAGTGGCCGTGGCTTCTGGCAGTGATCGCGAGATCCAGCGCTATATAGACGAGCATCAATATCACTTTCCGGTGCTAAACGATGACAATGGTGAGCGAAGTACTCAGTGGGGCGCGATGGCATTTCCGGCTATTTATATTATCGATACCCAAGGGGAAATTCGTTATCTCACCTCGGGAGTCACCTCGACTTGGGGCATGAAGTTCAGATTGTGGTTGGCTCAGTTCTAG
- a CDS encoding CIA30 family protein, protein MILFDFKDLDAAKSWYGVNDTVMGGLSRSKLTISPLGYGMFSGHVSLANGGGFASVRCEFSPLDVGEFSGIYLELDRDRSKHYKVNLKDADTPQSTVYQAPMPDAKHQSFGVNGGSIIHWQRIEIPFTAFHPQCRGKPIERAAIDLSRLTSIGLVIGAQQSGDFSLKIKSIGCY, encoded by the coding sequence ATGATCCTTTTCGATTTTAAGGACTTAGATGCGGCTAAGTCTTGGTATGGCGTTAATGATACCGTGATGGGCGGGCTGTCACGCAGTAAGCTCACCATCTCACCTTTAGGCTATGGGATGTTTAGCGGCCATGTGTCGCTCGCCAATGGGGGGGGCTTTGCCTCGGTGCGCTGCGAGTTTTCGCCGCTTGATGTCGGCGAGTTTAGTGGGATTTACCTCGAACTCGACCGTGACAGAAGCAAGCACTACAAAGTGAACCTTAAGGATGCTGATACACCGCAGAGCACGGTTTATCAGGCGCCAATGCCTGATGCTAAGCATCAATCCTTTGGCGTTAACGGTGGCAGTATTATTCACTGGCAACGCATCGAAATCCCTTTTACGGCGTTTCATCCCCAGTGCCGCGGTAAGCCGATTGAGCGTGCTGCGATAGATTTAAGCCGTTTGACTAGCATAGGGCTGGTGATTGGTGCGCAGCAAAGTGGTGATTTTTCGTTAAAGATTAAATCGATAGGTTGTTATTAA
- a CDS encoding bifunctional precorrin-2 dehydrogenase/sirohydrochlorin ferrochelatase, whose protein sequence is MQYFPLFIDTVNLNVLLVGAGDVASRKLALLTRTEANIHVIAPEVNPEVKAYADAGRILLSERPVVQADIQNYDLIYLATANDKLNAELATLATERGIWVNAVDNPAYCRFITPSIVDRGRLVVAISTAGAAPVFARTIRARLETSLPQSLKPLFDFVADKRLEVQQRLTKTATRRLFWERFFDTNGDRFDVRTPEHYQNAFNHIVSRGEILLLDEATPVELLPLAAMPLLQRLDWIYSEVGLAEDLAELVRRDANRAALPALSDISREYEQGSRMLLVADTQKIEQLKAHFPVAKHLRPGAI, encoded by the coding sequence ATGCAATATTTCCCGCTGTTTATTGATACTGTTAATTTAAATGTCCTGTTGGTGGGGGCGGGGGATGTCGCCAGTCGTAAGCTGGCCTTGCTGACGCGTACCGAAGCCAATATCCATGTGATTGCCCCTGAGGTGAATCCCGAGGTGAAGGCTTATGCCGATGCGGGCAGGATTTTATTGTCTGAGCGGCCCGTGGTGCAGGCCGATATTCAAAACTACGATCTCATCTATCTAGCGACCGCGAACGATAAGCTCAATGCTGAATTGGCTACCTTAGCCACCGAGCGGGGAATTTGGGTCAATGCCGTGGATAATCCCGCCTATTGCCGCTTTATTACCCCATCGATTGTCGATAGGGGCCGTCTTGTGGTGGCGATAAGCACAGCAGGCGCAGCGCCCGTGTTTGCGCGCACCATTCGCGCCCGCTTAGAGACCAGCCTGCCGCAATCCCTTAAGCCCTTGTTCGACTTTGTGGCCGACAAGCGTCTCGAAGTGCAGCAAAGACTCACCAAAACCGCGACGCGCCGATTATTCTGGGAGCGTTTTTTCGACACCAATGGCGATAGGTTTGATGTGCGCACCCCTGAGCATTATCAAAATGCTTTTAATCATATCGTCAGCCGCGGAGAAATCCTGCTATTGGACGAGGCCACGCCCGTCGAGTTATTGCCGCTGGCGGCCATGCCGTTATTACAGCGCCTCGACTGGATTTACAGCGAGGTAGGTTTAGCCGAGGACTTGGCTGAGCTGGTGCGCCGCGATGCTAATCGCGCAGCGCTCCCTGCGCTGAGTGATATCAGCCGTGAATATGAGCAAGGCTCGCGCATGTTGTTGGTCGCCGATACCCAGAAGATTGAGCAACTTAAGGCGCATTTCCCGGTGGCGAAGCATTTACGCCCCGGCGCGATTTAG
- the queA gene encoding tRNA preQ1(34) S-adenosylmethionine ribosyltransferase-isomerase QueA gives MRVTDFSFVLPDELIARYPMAQRNASRLLTLDGNTGTLADKQFTDLLGMINPGDLMVFNNTRVIPARLFGQKASGGKLEILVERMLDDKRILAHVRSSKSPKVDSIIHLDGGYEMKMAARHDALFELELLSELTILEVLEAVGHMPLPPYIDRPDEDADKERYQTVYNQNPGAVAAPTAGLHFDDAMLDALKAKGVNIAFVTLHVGAGTFQPVRVDNVLEHKMHSEWANVPQDVVDLIAQTKAAGKRVVAVGTTSVRSLESAARASEGELKAFSGDTDIFIYPGYQFQIVDAMITNFHLPESTLIMLVSAFAGFDHVMAAYQHAITQKYRFFSYGDAMFVTKKAH, from the coding sequence ATGCGCGTAACAGACTTTTCCTTCGTTCTCCCCGACGAACTCATCGCTCGTTATCCCATGGCGCAACGCAATGCGTCACGTCTGTTAACCTTAGATGGCAATACTGGCACGCTCGCCGATAAACAGTTTACCGATCTGCTGGGGATGATTAATCCCGGCGATTTAATGGTATTCAACAATACCCGGGTGATCCCAGCGCGTTTATTTGGCCAAAAGGCCAGTGGTGGCAAACTCGAGATTTTAGTTGAGCGTATGCTCGACGATAAGCGCATCCTCGCCCATGTGCGTAGCTCTAAATCCCCGAAGGTAGACAGCATTATTCACCTCGATGGCGGTTATGAGATGAAGATGGCAGCGCGCCATGACGCCTTATTTGAACTCGAACTCTTATCCGAACTGACGATTTTAGAAGTGCTCGAAGCAGTAGGGCATATGCCACTGCCTCCTTATATCGACCGTCCCGATGAGGATGCCGATAAAGAGCGCTATCAAACCGTCTATAACCAAAACCCCGGAGCGGTTGCCGCGCCAACGGCGGGATTACACTTTGACGATGCAATGCTCGATGCCTTAAAGGCCAAGGGCGTGAATATCGCGTTTGTGACCTTGCACGTCGGCGCAGGGACTTTCCAACCTGTGCGCGTTGATAACGTGCTCGAGCACAAAATGCATTCCGAGTGGGCCAATGTGCCGCAGGATGTAGTGGATTTAATTGCCCAAACTAAAGCGGCGGGCAAGCGTGTGGTTGCTGTGGGCACGACGTCTGTGCGCTCACTGGAGAGTGCGGCCCGAGCAAGTGAAGGCGAACTGAAAGCCTTTAGCGGCGATACCGATATCTTTATCTACCCTGGGTATCAGTTCCAAATCGTCGATGCCATGATCACTAACTTCCATCTGCCGGAATCGACGCTCATCATGTTGGTCAGTGCCTTTGCCGGTTTTGATCATGTTATGGCGGCGTATCAACACGCAATCACGCAAAAATATCGCTTCTTTAGCTATGGCGATGCCATGTTTGTGACGAAAAAAGCTCACTAG
- the secF gene encoding protein translocase subunit SecF has product MLEILSLKRTVNFLRHALPISIMSAILVFGSLVSLATKGINWGLDFTGGTVVEMEFTQPVDLNVLRLKLSAPELDGAVVQNFGSSRDILVRLSVKEGVSSDVQVKSVMAAAQQVDAGVQQKRVEFVGPQVGKELAEQGGLAVLVALICIMIYVSFRFEWRLAFGSVAALAHDVIVTLGVFSLFQLEFDLTVLAGVLTVVGYSLNDTIVVFDRIRENFLKMRKSEPEEVVNVSITQTMSRTIITTGTTLVTVVALFLKGGTMIHGFATALLLGIFVGTYSSIYVASYLAIKLGICREHMMPVEVEKEGADQPSMMP; this is encoded by the coding sequence ATGTTAGAAATTTTATCTTTAAAACGTACGGTTAACTTCCTCCGTCATGCGCTGCCTATCAGTATTATGTCTGCCATTTTGGTGTTTGGCTCGCTGGTGTCCTTGGCGACCAAAGGCATTAACTGGGGCTTAGACTTTACCGGCGGTACTGTGGTTGAGATGGAGTTTACTCAACCCGTCGATTTGAACGTACTGCGTTTGAAACTGTCTGCACCTGAGTTAGATGGTGCAGTGGTACAAAACTTCGGTTCTAGCCGTGACATATTGGTGCGTCTGTCGGTGAAAGAAGGCGTAAGCAGCGATGTACAGGTCAAATCTGTGATGGCTGCGGCCCAGCAAGTGGATGCGGGCGTTCAACAGAAACGTGTTGAATTCGTCGGTCCTCAAGTGGGTAAAGAACTGGCCGAGCAGGGCGGTTTAGCGGTATTGGTCGCGCTTATCTGTATCATGATCTACGTGTCTTTCCGTTTCGAATGGCGTTTAGCCTTCGGTTCGGTGGCAGCACTTGCCCACGACGTGATTGTAACCTTAGGTGTGTTCTCCTTATTCCAACTGGAATTCGACCTGACCGTATTGGCGGGGGTATTAACGGTTGTGGGTTACTCACTGAACGATACAATCGTTGTGTTCGACCGTATCCGTGAAAACTTCCTCAAGATGCGTAAGAGCGAGCCAGAAGAAGTAGTCAACGTCTCTATCACCCAAACCATGAGCCGTACCATTATCACTACCGGTACGACGCTAGTGACCGTTGTGGCGCTGTTCCTGAAGGGCGGCACTATGATCCACGGTTTTGCGACAGCACTTTTATTGGGTATTTTCGTCGGTACTTATTCTTCTATCTACGTAGCAAGTTACCTTGCGATCAAACTGGGCATTTGCCGTGAGCATATGATGCCAGTTGAAGTCGAGAAAGAAGGCGCCGATCAGCCTTCTATGATGCCTTAA
- a CDS encoding YaeQ family protein, translating into MALKATVFKVNLQIADMDRGYYQDHQLTLAQHPSETDGRMMVRLLAFILNASETLSFTKGLCVDDEPELWDKSLSGEVDLWIEFGQADEKWLRKASGRAKAVQLFTYGGRSVPIWWKQNQAALERYKNLKVWNIAEESVTAMEALVSRTMSLQASISEGQVWLSDNEHSVLIEPEMLKDEQ; encoded by the coding sequence ATGGCTCTCAAAGCGACCGTGTTTAAGGTCAATCTTCAGATCGCCGATATGGACCGAGGTTATTATCAAGATCATCAGCTGACGTTAGCGCAGCATCCCTCCGAGACCGATGGCCGCATGATGGTGCGTCTGCTGGCCTTTATCCTGAACGCTTCCGAGACCTTAAGTTTTACTAAGGGATTGTGCGTTGACGATGAGCCTGAGCTGTGGGACAAGAGTCTCTCCGGTGAAGTGGACCTGTGGATTGAGTTTGGCCAAGCCGATGAGAAATGGCTGCGTAAGGCGAGCGGCCGCGCAAAAGCGGTGCAGCTGTTTACCTACGGCGGACGTAGTGTCCCTATTTGGTGGAAACAGAATCAAGCGGCCCTAGAGCGTTATAAAAACCTTAAAGTGTGGAATATTGCCGAAGAGTCAGTGACGGCGATGGAGGCCTTAGTGAGCCGTACTATGTCGCTGCAGGCGTCTATCAGTGAAGGGCAAGTCTGGTTATCGGATAATGAGCACAGCGTGCTTATTGAGCCCGAAATGCTGAAAGATGAACAATAA
- a CDS encoding pseudouridine synthase: protein MQIFDYQPPSVPWIDLRYQDRDLIIINKPSGLLSNPGRAAHTFDCALTRLQRLYPDTILVHRLDCATSGIMVFARNKKAESQLKTQFQDRQNEKVYIAEVMGLIAKDAGIIDLAIAPDPEHPPYQKTQTAGTAGAKSALTHYRVLERRENSTLVELTPQTGRTHQLRVHMLALGHPILGDEFYGDDEVIKARPRLSLHAQSLRFTHPYSGKAMHFYSKHPFSV from the coding sequence ATGCAGATATTTGATTACCAGCCCCCTTCAGTCCCTTGGATAGATCTTCGCTATCAAGATAGGGATTTGATCATTATTAATAAACCTTCTGGATTGTTGTCTAACCCCGGCCGAGCCGCACATACCTTCGATTGTGCCCTCACCCGACTACAACGCTTGTATCCTGACACCATTCTCGTGCATCGACTCGATTGCGCCACCTCAGGCATTATGGTGTTTGCTCGCAACAAAAAGGCCGAGTCCCAGTTAAAAACCCAGTTCCAAGATAGGCAAAACGAGAAAGTGTATATCGCCGAGGTCATGGGTTTGATTGCAAAGGATGCTGGGATAATTGATTTAGCCATCGCGCCCGATCCCGAGCACCCGCCCTATCAAAAGACTCAAACGGCGGGGACGGCTGGCGCAAAGAGTGCTCTGACCCATTACCGAGTGCTAGAAAGACGCGAAAACAGCACCTTAGTCGAATTAACGCCACAAACGGGTCGTACCCACCAGCTCAGGGTGCATATGCTCGCCTTAGGGCATCCCATTCTTGGGGATGAATTTTATGGCGATGATGAAGTGATCAAGGCCAGACCGAGACTCAGCCTTCACGCCCAAAGTTTACGTTTTACCCATCCTTACTCGGGTAAAGCCATGCATTTTTACAGCAAACATCCGTTCTCGGTTTAG
- the secD gene encoding protein translocase subunit SecD, with the protein MLNKYPMWKNIMVVLVIAIGCFYAVPNLFGEDHAVQVVATRGAEVTASTQARVNELLASKGIAVKRSELEKGQLLVRVQNADQQLLAKETIAEDLGDKFTVALNLAPATPQWLESMGGSPMKLGLDLRGGVHFLMEVDMGEAIRKMEEAKVADFRSQLREEKIRYAGIRNNAQGIEIKFRDAESLASAERFLKSRSNDMVFSDVSKGEDFALQAVMSETYLKQIKEEALQQNITTIRNRVNELGVAEPVVQRQGAERIIVELPGVQDTARAKEILGATASIEFHMVDDKADPNAAQSGRVPAGSEVYQRREGGQVVLKKEVMLTGDHITGAQPSFDQYSRPQVSINLDAKGGTIFSNVTKDNIGKPMATLFIEYKDSGERNADGSVKMQKIQEVISVATIQARLGRNFVITGLSHGEAQNLALLLRAGALIAPVSIVEERTIGPSLGAENIESGVQAMIWGMAVVLIFMLVYYRSFGLIANLALTANLVMVVGVMSMIPGAVLTLPGIAGMVLTVGMAVDGNVLIYERIREELRAGRSVQQAIHEGYGNAFSTIADANITTFLTALILFAVGTGAIKGFAVTLMIGIATSMFTAIVGTRSIVNAIWGGKRVKTLSI; encoded by the coding sequence GTGTTAAATAAATACCCAATGTGGAAAAACATTATGGTGGTGCTCGTCATCGCCATAGGTTGTTTCTATGCCGTACCTAACCTGTTCGGTGAAGATCATGCGGTGCAAGTAGTGGCGACTCGAGGTGCTGAAGTCACGGCATCTACCCAAGCCAGAGTGAACGAGCTGTTAGCCAGTAAGGGCATTGCGGTAAAACGCTCTGAGCTTGAAAAAGGTCAATTGTTGGTTCGCGTACAAAACGCGGATCAACAGTTGCTGGCCAAAGAAACCATCGCCGAAGACTTAGGTGACAAGTTTACCGTGGCACTCAACCTTGCCCCTGCCACACCGCAGTGGCTCGAGTCTATGGGCGGTAGCCCAATGAAACTCGGTCTGGACCTTCGCGGTGGTGTGCACTTCTTAATGGAAGTGGACATGGGCGAAGCCATCCGCAAGATGGAAGAGGCCAAAGTGGCCGATTTCCGTTCTCAATTACGTGAAGAAAAAATCCGTTACGCGGGCATTCGCAACAATGCGCAAGGTATCGAGATTAAATTCCGTGATGCCGAAAGTTTAGCCAGTGCAGAACGTTTCTTAAAATCTCGCAGCAACGATATGGTGTTCAGCGATGTGAGCAAGGGTGAAGACTTTGCCCTGCAAGCCGTCATGAGCGAAACCTATCTTAAGCAGATTAAAGAAGAAGCGCTGCAGCAAAACATTACCACTATCCGTAACCGTGTGAACGAGTTAGGGGTAGCTGAGCCTGTGGTTCAACGCCAAGGTGCTGAGCGTATTATCGTTGAGCTGCCAGGTGTACAAGACACTGCCCGCGCCAAGGAAATCTTAGGTGCAACTGCATCGATTGAATTCCACATGGTGGACGATAAGGCCGACCCTAATGCGGCGCAATCAGGCCGTGTACCTGCGGGTTCTGAGGTGTATCAACGCCGTGAAGGCGGTCAAGTGGTACTGAAGAAGGAAGTGATGCTAACGGGTGATCATATCACTGGCGCACAACCAAGTTTTGACCAATACAGCCGTCCACAGGTGAGCATCAACCTCGATGCTAAAGGCGGTACCATTTTCTCTAACGTGACTAAGGACAATATCGGTAAACCGATGGCGACCTTGTTCATCGAATATAAAGACAGCGGTGAGCGTAACGCCGATGGCAGCGTCAAGATGCAGAAAATCCAAGAAGTGATTTCTGTGGCGACCATTCAAGCGCGTTTAGGTCGTAACTTTGTGATCACCGGCTTAAGCCATGGTGAAGCACAAAACCTCGCACTGCTGCTGCGTGCTGGTGCTCTGATTGCGCCCGTATCGATTGTGGAAGAACGTACTATCGGTCCAAGCCTGGGTGCAGAAAACATCGAAAGCGGTGTGCAAGCCATGATTTGGGGTATGGCAGTCGTACTTATCTTCATGCTGGTTTACTACCGTAGTTTCGGCTTGATCGCCAACTTAGCCTTAACGGCCAACTTAGTGATGGTGGTTGGGGTGATGTCTATGATCCCTGGCGCCGTATTAACACTGCCAGGTATTGCCGGTATGGTGTTAACAGTGGGTATGGCGGTTGACGGTAACGTACTGATTTACGAGCGTATCCGTGAAGAGTTACGTGCAGGTCGCAGCGTACAGCAGGCGATTCACGAAGGTTACGGTAACGCATTCTCTACCATCGCCGACGCTAACATCACTACCTTCTTGACAGCGCTGATCCTGTTCGCCGTCGGTACTGGCGCGATCAAAGGCTTCGCGGTGACCCTGATGATCGGTATTGCGACATCAATGTTTACCGCTATCGTGGGTACTCGCTCAATCGTGAACGCGATTTGGGGCGGTAAGCGCGTGAAGACGCTGTCTATCTAA